Genomic DNA from Hordeum vulgare subsp. vulgare chromosome 2H, MorexV3_pseudomolecules_assembly, whole genome shotgun sequence:
CTTTGACTACAAATTTTACTGATAAAATCTGAGTTGTATACTAATACATTGGAAGGAGTACCTGTGTCTAGATGAGAATTTTCTACGAGCTTGTATACTTTCTGTttcttctgctacagcaacaTAGATTCATCCTGAATTCTACTTTAGAAATATATTAGACCTCTTGTTGCCGACAAGCAGTTTTTCTTCGATCGATGTCGTCACGGGATCACCATCAGAGCGTACTTTGAGAATGGGTTGATCAGCGCGGTGTAGATTGCTAGCTTGGAGTTGAGCTTGCCCTCCGGGAGGTTCAGGGTCACCTAAGACTCAACGTCGTCGCCGTACATGAGGTAGCCCAGTATGGCCATGGATCCGTAGTTGAGGGTGCATGCGACGAAGCATATGACCAGTACCTGTCAATGCACTCCAACacagagacatgcaaaatcatcagCCAAGGGAAGTGAGACATCGTTCGGCATACAACCCTGTTCGATCACCCTCGGCACCTTCGTGGCCATCGAGAGCAACACCGTTGTACACAAAAATGCTATTATAAAAAAAGAACATTATTACCACTCAATAAAAAAAATTATTATTAAAAAAGTAATCCAATTTTTAGGTAAGCATTACATTATATTTTAAAACTTTAAAAGAAACTCATTCCGTCCAAAAATAGATGTAGGTTCTGCATTTTTTTCTAGCCGAGTGCAACGCACGGCCATTTGTACTAGTTTTAGAATAAAAGAAGTATAAGATTTGTCTTCTTTATTTTCCTCTGGCGGGAAGCTCTTTCCTTTCACACGATTTGTGTTCTTTATTTTCCTCTGTCGGGAAGCTCTTTCCTTTCGCACGTTGTTTCTCCTTTTGAGAGCCCGGCCTGCTGCTTTGGACTGTGCCAAGTTCGCCTGTCGCAGTGTCCCCTTCGTTGACGCCTTTGACAAACATGTGCACGCTTCCAAAGCTTGTCCTGCTGCATGCCATGCCACCCCCCATTGCCTCCCTAGCTATAGCTCGCCTCGCCTCCTATATATACACAGCAAAGCCCTGTTCCTACAGTCACCACCGGCTCAACTGCGCCTCAACACCAACTGCAAGGAACAACAGAGTTATCAGGGAAATATTAGCTGCCATTTGCGACCATGTTCAAGCTGAGGTGCCCCAACCCCAAGAGGCTTTTCAGGAGGAGTTCCTCCAAGATCAGCAGGTCTAGTagcagctgcagcagcagcagcgacagCGGCAACGATGCCTCCGGTGGCATCCGTGGAGGCGGCGGCAGCGGGGAGATCGAGTGGGAGGTGCGGCCGGGGGGCATGCTGGTGCAGAGGAGGGACGGGAGGGGGGACGTCGAGGTCATCACCGTCAGGGTGGCCACCGGCTACTCCTGGCAGGACGTCTCCATTGGAGCCACCTGCACTTTTGGTGAGTAACAGTACTATATTTGCAAAGCTAACAGAAGTTGATTAAATTTGTTAGAGAATATATGGACACGACTAGTGTCTGATTGGTAGAACGTGTTCTTGAACAGTTTTTTCATTAGATCACGATTCCTTTTGGGGCTTCTCTCATATGCGAAGCAGTAAGCCCAAGCTCTTTAATTAAGAACGATAAAGGCTCGAGAAGTGATCGTGGGTGTAGCATGCAGGCACTCCTTTACATAATTCAGTTGTTTGGACCATAGCCTGTAAAATTCCAGACAAGTTGATCTAGAGCTAGCATTACCTCAGGTTGAGTAGTGGACCCTTGTGAGGTCCTGAATCTTATCATGGATTTGTGAAGATATATGCAGGTCCATTAGCAAGGTCTCCTGGCTTGCAGTAATACAAAACTACTGATGGCCAGGACTACTAAATCATAGCGTTGTCGTTGTGATTTTCTTGAAAGAATGCATGGACCTGCAGCGTGCACACGATGGTTTATACTCAATCTGTTTTTTATCACTGAAAAATGAACACACGATGGTTTAGAGTAGGAACCTGAGTGGAACTTTCCTCCATCTTGTTTGCTAGTAGTACAAAGCAAGTGTGTTTTTTTTATCACTGAATATAGTATATCAAGTACATTTCATTGGATCAAGGTCTAACATgtattttgcaaaattaatttattCAGGTGAGCTAAAGGTGGTAGTGTCTATGGTGACGGGCTTGGAGCCGAGGGAGCAGCGGCTGCTGTTCAGGGGCAAGGAGAGGGAGGACAGTGACTACCTCCACATGGTTGGGGTGAGGGACAAAGACAAGGTGCTGCTCTTTGAGGACCCTGCCCTCAAAGACATCAAGCTTCGGGCCACGCTCGCGGCCCAGGCCATGCAGAGCCCGTATCAGACTTTTATCAAGGTGTAGGCCAACCAGCCTCGCCCACCGCGCTAATGTTAGGGTAAATCAACCGCACCATCAGACATCAACTAGTCAGGTCTCACAAGAGTTGCTAACAAAAAGCATACCTGGAACCTGATGCTGTGATGCATGGTGTGGTTCGCTGTTGTTGGTCAGTACTTGAGTACCACTCCATGGAATGTAAGGGCAAATGGCCTCCCTGTGTGAGAGTTAGGGTACTACCAACTTTTAATTAATTATAATTGCGTGGTTATGCAATTTGTAGCTAGTTGCAAGTTTAAGTTCTTTATACTAGATGCTGGAAGGGCCAGTTTACAGGAATTGCAAGTCTAACTGTGCATGTCATGCAGGGTATtaagttagagcatctccagctgCCCTATTTTAGGTTTGAGAGTGCAACCTTGCATGGGGCATGTGCCCTGTGGCATAGTGTGGGCTAAAGGAAGTtgactactactccctccgttcctaaatatatgtctttttagatattttattagaagactacatacgaaataaaataagtaaatctatactttaaaatatgtctatatacatccgtatatagtaccTTAATGAAACCTCTTAAAAAAGAATtacatttaggaatggagggagtacatgtagTTCTGTTGTGGATGACATGTATCAATGTATCATGACCCATGAAGGCATGCGACCACATTTTTGTGGTCCTTTTCCCATTAAGATATTTTTTTCCGGAGTTGGCGCTATATGCATAGTACCCGAATAATAACATAGCAACAACATTGGTCCACTAATGTACGTGTATTTATATGATAATGACACGCAACCTCAAGTTACTCATGGGCAAGGGATGATTTTATACAGGATTGAGCCCTTGCGGTGCAGGTAACAACCCTAATAATGCTTCTCCTAaattatacatacatacatatatagggGTCCACTGACTATGGCACGAAGTCACCGAGGGCTTTGGTTCCATCATTTTGACCGTTGTGAAGTCCTCCTTATGGTTGGCCTCCTTTCGAGGACTTGGAGGGGTAAACTCTCTTGTGTCCTTACTTGCCATGCGTGAACTCCCCGCGGGGTTGGACTACAATTTTTAGGAAGGACTCCTTGGAATCATGCGCAACTAGTCATGGGCCCGATCCAACGACTCATCCATAGAGATCATGTGGTACACTTTGTAGTTGGCTATGATTTGGCACTAATGAGGCGTTGCAGAAGAGCATGTTGGTGTAGGATCACTAGGGAGTGGctggaaggagaaagagaagtttATGTGTTATTCCGGTTCTTGTTGGAGGAGGATCTAGCAATGACGGCAAAGGAGACACGGAATCTGAAGTTCGAACTGACTACTTGGGTGAGAAGGAACTCTGCAACGCAACCTCCACAGGTGGCATGCATGATAGAGTGCTCTTGGCCAAGTCGATGCTTAATCGTGAGACGGCTCTAGTATCAGTGATGTGATGGGAGTACGAAACCCTAGGGGATATTTTCTCTTATATTTCGATGCCCATAGCATTGTTGACACTAGTGAAGAAGTGTGATGAGACCTACCCTATGTGAACATGGAGAGGTTAATCGGGTACCACAGTAGTGTTGTCCGGCAGGCAggtggggtgggctagtgggagtTGTTTTAACTAGGGAGTGTAGGGAAGGCATTGTCGGACTGATCACCGACGCCAACGATCTATGTTAGCTGATGGGGGTGAAAGGGCATGGGAGGGGTGAGGAGAGAGCGATTTTGATGCATGACATCGATGGTGCCGACACAACTACTATCTACAGAACGATGGGGCCCACCACCAATGTGTAGAAGGTCGATGCCACGACAACTTCATATGCGAGTAGGACGACCCTCACGACAGTGTCTCATTCGGGTGGCATAGTCATCAAATGTCTGCAAATAAACATGTCCAGATGTGTCTATGGATATCCCATTGGTCAGAGTATGTCCAACTAGAGTCAAGAAATTTTAAGTCCGAACCAATTTTTCATTGATTTTAGAATTAGTGTTTTACATCGCAAAAGGTCCTTGAAATCTAAAGGTCGATGtccctgatatgtccattttgcatcatgattttccaTTGATATTTATAGTGTTCTCAAGCAttattttgttggggaacgtcgcatgggaaagaaaatttttcctacgcgcacacagacctatcatggtgatgtccatctaagagaggggatttccgatctacgtacccttgtagatcgcaccgcagaagcgttagtgaaggcggttgatgtagtggaacgtcctcacgtccctcgatccgccccgcgaaccgtcccacgaaccgtcccacgatccgatccgatctagtgctgaacggacggcacctccgtgttcatcacacgtacagctcgacgatgttctcggccttcttgatccagcaagagagacggagaggtagatgagttctccggcagcgtgacggcgctccggaggttggtggtgatttaatctcagcaaggctccgcccgagctccgcagaaacgcgatctagaggtaaaaccgtggaggtatgtggtcgggctgccttgaaagttgtctcaaatcagccctaattgctccatatatataggaggaggggaggggaggcttgccttgaggctcaaggagccccaagggctgcgccaccaagggaggaggagtcctcctccaatcctagtccaactaggattggaaggtggagtccttctctctttttccacctttccgttttttctttctcttcttttggtttttatttctcttgtgcaagacagccttgggctgaccccacctacttggtgcgccacccccaaggtccttgggccctcccgggtgggtggtcccccctcccggtaaagatccggaacccattcgtcattcccggtaatgcgcgaaaaccttgcggtaaccaaatgaagtcatcctatatattaatcttcgtttccagaccattccggaaaccctcgtgacgtccgtgatctcatccgggactccgaagaacattcggtaaccaaccatataactcaaatacgcataaaacaacgtcgaaccttaagtgtgcagaccttgtgggttcgagaactatgtagacatgacccgagtgactcctcggtcaatatccaatagcgggacctggatgcccatattggatcctacatattctacgaagatcttatcgtttgaacctcagtgccaaggattcatataatcccgtatgtcattccctttgtccttcggtatgttacttgcccgagattcggtcgtcagtatccgcatacttatttcaatctcgtttaccagcaagtctctttactcattccgtaatacaagatcccgcaacttacactaagtcacattgcttgcaaggcttgtgtgtgatgttgtattaccgagtgggccccaagatacctctccgtcacacggagtggcaaatcccagtctcgatccatactaactcaacgaacaccttcggagatacctatagagcatctttatagtcacccagttacgttgcgacgtttgatacacacaaagcattcctccggtgtcagtgagttatacgatctcatggtcataggaacaaatacttgatacgcagaaaacagtagcaacaaaatgacacgatcaacatgctacgtctattagtttgggtctagtccatcacatgattctcctaatgatgtgatcccgttatcaagtgacaacacttgcctatggtcaggaaaccttgaccatctttgatcaacgagctagtcaactagaggcttactagggatagtgttttgtctatgtatccacacctgcactgtgtttccaatcaatacaattatagcatggataataaacgattatcatgaactaagaaatataataataaataatttattattgcctctagggcatatttccaacagtctcccacttgcactagagtcaataatctagttcacatcaccatgtgatttcaacgaatccaacacccatatagttacggggtgtgatcacgtcttgctcgtgagagaggttttagtcaacggttctagaactttcagatccgtgcgttctttacaaatctttatgtcatcttatagatactgctactacgtgctattcggaaatgctccaaatatcacctctactatacgaatccgtttcactactcatagttattcggattagtgtcaaagcttgcatcgacgtaaccctttacgacgaactctttaaccacctccataatcgagaaaaaaaaatccttagtatatatagttactaaggataactttgaccgctgatcagtgattcaatcctggatcactctgtgtacctcttaacagacttgctgcaaggcacacatcaggtgcggtactcaacatggcatactttagagtctacggctaaggcatagaagacgaccttcgtctatcctctttattctgccgtggtcaggttttgagtcttactcaaattcacaccttacaattcaaccaagaactccttctttgctgatctattttgaactccttcaaaacttgtcaaggcatgcatcttgttgaaacttccattaagcacttttgatctatctccatagatctttgatgctcaacgttcaagtagcgcaatccaggtattcctttgaaaactcctctcaaacaaccttgtatgctttacagaaattctacattacttctgatccacaatatgtcaaccacttatacttatcagaaattctatagtgctcccactcacttctttggaaatacaagtttctcataaagcttgtacaaagccaaaatctttgatcatctcatcaaagtgtatattccaactccgagatgcttgcaccagtccattgaaggatcactggagcttgcatacttgctagtatctttaggatcgacaaaacctcctggttgtatcacatacaatttttgctcaaggaaaccgtcgagga
This window encodes:
- the LOC123430441 gene encoding BAG family molecular chaperone regulator 1-like, with product MFKLRCPNPKRLFRRSSSKISRSSSSCSSSSDSGNDASGGIRGGGGSGEIEWEVRPGGMLVQRRDGRGDVEVITVRVATGYSWQDVSIGATCTFGELKVVVSMVTGLEPREQRLLFRGKEREDSDYLHMVGVRDKDKVLLFEDPALKDIKLRATLAAQAMQSPYQTFIKV